In Amycolatopsis endophytica, the following are encoded in one genomic region:
- a CDS encoding DUF397 domain-containing protein, protein MAEQFVNGMPAAALTGATWRKSSRSGAQGNCVEFTRLPTDEFAVRNSRDPEGPALIYTRAEMVAFLAGAKDGEFDDVLN, encoded by the coding sequence ATGGCTGAGCAGTTCGTGAACGGTATGCCCGCGGCCGCCCTCACCGGCGCCACCTGGCGCAAGAGCTCGCGCAGCGGCGCGCAGGGCAACTGCGTCGAGTTCACCCGCCTGCCCACGGACGAGTTCGCCGTCAGAAACTCCCGCGATCCCGAAGGCCCCGCGCTCATCTACACCCGCGCCGAAATGGTCGCGTTCCTCGCGGGTGCGAAGGACGGCGAGTTCGACGATGTCCTCAACTGA